From Deltaproteobacteria bacterium, one genomic window encodes:
- a CDS encoding tail fiber domain-containing protein — MSGEAKQTRLDSFNPVRGGYNVNNYSELANQAREPGFDAQNHALNMYGNMAAGRGPSVAEAQLRMGQNQANAQAMALAGRARGGNSAGAMQQALAAQGGGNQMVNQQAAMLRAQEQQQAMAAYGAMASQMYNQGYNYDALAGSQALGWDQNSLGWYTGKGNMDLQRDNMRQNFNLTLANAGIGAAGAVLGGLGTMSDERAKTNIRPTMAKGGVKECNSSGYCNVGTGERHRKCAEGSVLRNGKCVPVPSVYSDEGAKTNVNNTSSSMNATEAIGALTPVSYEYKPGYGAPGQRVGVIAQDMEKTPAGAAIVNNTPYGKTLDVGGMASLALAAQAEELQRNKERDAKIAELEAMLQSGTPVAANRRVNVNRATNLVGPSAAMDGYWDRRLGDRGGIYG; from the coding sequence ATGTCCGGCGAGGCCAAGCAGACCCGCCTCGACTCGTTCAACCCCGTCCGCGGCGGGTACAACGTCAACAACTATTCTGAGCTGGCGAACCAGGCGCGCGAGCCGGGGTTCGATGCGCAGAATCACGCCCTGAACATGTACGGCAACATGGCGGCAGGACGCGGTCCGAGCGTCGCCGAGGCACAGCTGCGCATGGGGCAGAACCAGGCCAACGCGCAGGCGATGGCACTGGCCGGCCGCGCACGCGGCGGAAACTCCGCAGGCGCGATGCAGCAAGCCCTCGCAGCGCAAGGCGGCGGAAACCAGATGGTGAACCAGCAGGCTGCCATGCTACGCGCTCAGGAGCAGCAGCAAGCGATGGCTGCGTACGGCGCCATGGCCAGTCAGATGTACAACCAGGGCTACAACTACGACGCGCTTGCCGGCTCTCAGGCATTGGGCTGGGACCAGAACTCGCTCGGCTGGTACACCGGCAAGGGCAACATGGATCTACAGCGCGACAACATGCGTCAGAACTTCAACCTGACGTTGGCCAATGCCGGCATCGGAGCGGCAGGGGCCGTCCTCGGCGGACTGGGCACGATGTCGGACGAAAGGGCGAAAACTAATATTCGCCCCACGATGGCCAAGGGCGGCGTGAAGGAATGCAACTCCAGCGGGTACTGCAACGTCGGCACCGGCGAGAGGCACCGCAAGTGCGCAGAAGGGTCAGTGCTGCGGAACGGAAAGTGCGTCCCGGTCCCTTCGGTATACTCCGACGAAGGCGCGAAGACCAACGTCAACAACACCTCCTCGTCGATGAACGCGACTGAGGCCATTGGTGCGCTGACGCCAGTGTCGTACGAGTACAAGCCTGGGTACGGAGCGCCCGGGCAGCGAGTTGGAGTCATCGCGCAGGACATGGAGAAGACCCCGGCCGGCGCTGCAATCGTCAACAACACCCCGTACGGCAAGACGCTGGATGTGGGCGGCATGGCCTCCCTCGCCCTTGCGGCTCAGGCCGAGGAGCTGCAGCGGAACAAAGAACGGGATGCAAAGATCGCTGAGTTGGAGGCCATGCTTCAAAGCGGAACCCCGGTTGCCGCGAATAGGCGAGTGAACGTGAACCGAGCAACTAACCTTGTCGGCCCGTCTGCAGCGATGGACGGATATTGGGACCGCCGCCTCGGGGACCGTGGGGGCATCTATGGCTGA